In Gemmobacter sp., the sequence AGGGGCAGCTGGTCGCGGTGTGCAAGCGGTCGGGCCTGCAACTGAAACGCCCGGCGCAGGGGGCAGCATGACGCCGCGGTCCTGGCTGTTCATCCCGGCCGACAGCGACAAGAAGCTGGGCAAATCGGACGAAACCGGCGCCGATGCGCTGATCTTTGACCTGGAGGATTCGGTCGCCCCCGACCGCAAGGGCCTGGCGCGCGACATGCTGCGCGCCCATCTGGCCGCCCGCCCGCCCGGGGCGCGCAAGGCGGCCTTCTATGTGCGGATCAACCCGCTGGATGATGCCGCGCTGGCCGATCTGGCCGCCGTCATGCCGGCCGCGCCTGATGGCATCATGCTGCCCAAGACGCTGGGGGCAGGCTGCGTGGCGCGACTATCGCTGTATCTTGATGCGTTCGAGGCGGCGCACGGCCTGCCGGCGGGGCAGACCCGGATCATCCCGGTGGCCACCGAAACCCCGCGCGGCGCGCTGACGCTGGCGGGCTTTGCCGATACGCCGCTGCCCCGGCTGGTCGCGCTGACCTGGGGGGCCGAGGATCTGTCGACGGCGCTGGGGGCCAGCACCAACCTGGGCGCCGATGGCGGCTGGGCGCTGGTCTATCGCATGGCGCGGGCCAATGTGCTGCTGGCGGCACGGGCCGCAGGTGTGGCGGCGATCGACACGCTGTATGTCGATTTCCGCGACGATGCCGGGCTGCGCCTGTCGTGCCGGGCGGCGGCGGCCGAGGGGTTCGACGGGCGCATCGCCATTCATCCCGCGCAGGTCGCCGGCATCAACGACAGCTTCGCCCCGTCCGAGGCCGATATCGCCCATGCCCGCCGCATCATCGCCGCTTTCGATGCCGTGCCGGGCGCCGGCACCGTGGGGCTGGATGGCCGGATGATCGACATTCCGCATCTGAAACAGGCCCGCGCCGTGCTGGCCCGGCACGCCGCCATCACCGCCCGAACCTGACGCGCAAGGAGAACCGACATGAGAAAATCCGACAAGGTCATCATCAGCTGCGCGATCACGGGGTCGATCCATACCCCCTCGATGTCGCCGCACCTGCCGGTGACGGCGGCCGGCATCGCGCAACAGGCGCTGGACGCGGCGGCGGCGGGGGCCGCCATCCTGCATCTGCACGCGCGCGAGGAGGGCACGGGCAAGCCCACGCAAGACATTGCGGAATATGCGAAATTCCTGCCGGTGATCCGCGATGGCTGCGATGCCATCCTCAACATCACCACCGGCGCGGGCCTGGGCATGTCGATGGATCAGCGGCTGGCGGCGGCCAACCATTTCCGGCCGGAAATCGCCTCGATGAACATGGGGTCATTCAACTTCAACATCTCGGGGGCGGCAAAACGCGGCAACTTTGCGCATGATTGGGAACGCCCCTATCTGGAAATGACGACGGATTTCATCCTGTCGAACACCTTTGCCCAGATCGAACGCGCGGTGACCGAACTGTCGGACCACGGCACGCGGTTCGAATTCGAATGCTACGATGTCGGGCACCTGTACAACCTGGCGCATTTTGCCGACCGCGGCATGGTGAAGCCGCCGTTCTTCGTGCAGTCGATCTTCGGCATCCTGGGCGGCATCGGCCCCGAGCCCGAGAACCTGATGCACATGAAGGCCACCGCCGACCGGCTGTTCGGCAGCGATTACTACCTGTCGATCCTGGCGGCGGGGCGGCACCAGTTCCCGTTTGTCACCCTGGGCGCGATCCTGGGCGGCAACGTGCGGGTGGGGCTGGAGGACAACCTGTATCTGGGCCGTGGCGAACTTGCCCCGTCGAACGCCGCGCAGGTGGAAAAGATCCGCCGCATCCTGACCGAACTGTCCCTGCCCATCGCAACCCCCGACGAGGCGCGCCAGATGCTGGGCACCAAGGGGGCCGGGAACACCGGGATATGACGCGCGACATTCCCGCCTTTGGCCTGCCCGACCGCAACCGGCAGGTCATCCTGCACGACCGGCCCACCGGCATTCCGCAGGCGCAGCATTTCCGGCTGGCCACCGCCCCGGTGCCCGACCCGGCGATGGGCGAAATTCTGGTGCGCAACATCTATCTGTCGGTCGATCCCGCGCAGCGGGGCTGGGCGGCGGATGTGGCGAATTACTCCCCGCCCGTTCCGCTGGGCGAACCGATGCGGGCGCTGGCGGTAGGGCAGGTCGTGCGCTCGCGCGCCGACGGCTTTGCCGAGGGGGATTTCGTCTATGGCTTTTTCGGCTGGCAGGACTATGCCGCCGTGCCGCCCACGGCCGTCCTGCACCGCTGCATCGAGGATCTGCCGCTGGAGGCCTTTGCCAGCCTATGCGGCATCAACGGTGTTACCGCCTGGCTGGCGCTGACCGGGCTGGGGCGGCCACGGGCGGGCGATACGCTGGTGGTGTCGACGGCGGCGGGGTCGGTGGGCAGTTTCGTCGGGCAGATCGGCAAGGGGCTGGGCTGCCGCACCATCGGGCTGACCGGCAGCGATGCCAAGGTGGCCGAATGCCAGGCCCGCTTTGGCTATGACGTGGCGCTGAACTACCACACGGCGGATCTGGACGCGGCGCTGGCGCAGGCGGCACCCGGCGGCGTGAACGTGTATTACGACAATACCGGCGGCCCCATCCTGGATACCGTGCTGCGGCGCATGGCGGTTGGGGGGCGGGTGGTGCAATGCGGCACCGCCGCCGTCGCCAGCTGGTCGCCCCCACCCACCGGCCCGCGCAACGAACGCGAGATCCTGGCACGGCGGCTGGTCTGGTCGGGCTTTGTCATCTTTGACCACATGGACAGCTACGCCGAGGCCTGCGCCGCCCTGACCGATCTGCACGCGCAGGGCCGCATCACCTGGACCACCGACATGCAACAGGGGCTGGACCAGGCCCCTGGCGCCATCGCGGCGCTATACGACGGCCGGAACACCGGCAAGTCACTGATTTACATAGGATAACATCTCATGGAGATTGATCTTAGCGACGACCAGCGCGCGATCCACGACAGTGTCAGCCAGATCTGCGCCCAGTTCGGCGACGATTACTGGACGGCCTGCGAGGAAGATGCGCGTTTCCCCGAAGAATTCTACCGCCTGATGGCCGATCAGGGCTGGCTGGGCATCACCATGCCCGAAGACGTCGGCGGCGCCAACCTGGGCGTGACCGAGGCGGCGATCATGATGCATGCGGTGGCCACCGGCGGCGGCGGGCAATCGGCGGCATCGGCGCTGCACATCAACCTGTTCGGGCCGCATGCGATTGTGGTGCATGGCACGGCGGAACAGAAGCAGCGGTTCCTGCGTCCGCTGGTCGAGGGCCGGGAAAAGGCCTGTTTCGGCGTGACCGAACCCGATGCCGGGCTGGATACCACCTCCATCAAGACCTTTGCGAAACGGGTCGATGGCGGCTATGTCGTCAACGGCCGCAAGATGTGGACCTCGACCGGGCAAGAGGCGGACCGCATCCTGCTGCTGACCCGGACCACGGCCAAGGAGGACTGCAAGCGCCCGACCGACGGGATGACGCTGTTCTACACCCGGCTGGACCGCAGCAAGATCGAGGTGCGGCGCATCAAGAAGCTGGGTCGCAACGCGGTGGATTCGAACGCCGTCTTCATCGAGGATCTGTTCATCCCCGACGAGGACCGCATCGGCGACGAAGGGCGCGGCTTTACCTACCTGCTCGACAGCCTGAATCCCGAACGCATCCTTGTCGGGATCGAGGCGGTGGGCGTTGGCCGCGACGCGCTGCGCCGGGCCGCCAATTACGCCCGCGAACGTGTGGTGTTCGGCCGGCCCATCGGCCAGAACCAGGGCATCCAGCACCCGCTGGCCGAGGCCTGGACCCAGCTGGAAGCCGCCTACTGGATGTGCATGCGCGCCGCCTTTCTGTATGACGCCGGCAAGTCCTGCGGGGCCGAGGCGAATGCCGCCAAGTTCCTGGCGGGCCGCGCCGCGTTCGATGCCACGACCAAGGCGGTGCTGACCCATGGCGGCATGGGCTATGCCCGCGAATATCAGGTGGAACGGCTGTTCCGCGAATCCATCCTGCCCCGCATCGCGCCGGTTACCGAACAGCTGATCCTGTCCTTCATCGCAGAGCGGGTGCTGGACCTGCCGAAATCCTACTAAGCGGGGGCAGGGATGAGCGGATTTCAGGACAAGGTGGTGCTGATCACCGGGGCAACCGGGGGGATCGGCGCCGTCACGGCGCGGCGGCTGGCGGGCTTGGGCGCGCATCTGGTGCTGGTTGACCGCGACCCGGCACCGCTGGCCGCGCTGGCCGACAGTCTGGGCGCGGCCACCGTCACCGCCAGCGGCGATATCGCCGATGCGGCGACGACCCGCGATGCGGTGGACCGGGCGATGGCGCGGTTCGGCCGCATCGACGGCGCCTTTCTCAACGCCGGGATGGAGGGGCGCGTCGCCCCGGTCGAGGCGCAGGATCTGGCCGATTTCGACCGGATCATGCAGGTCAACGTGCGGTCGGTGTTCATTGGCCTGGCCTGCGTGATGCCGGTGATGAAGGCGCAGGGCGCAGGATCGGTCGTCATCACCTCGTCGGCGGCGGGGCTGCGCGCCTCGTCGGGGCTGGCGCCCTATGTGGCCAGCAAGCATGCGCTGGTGGGACTGATGCGGGCGGCGGCGCTGGAAGGGGCGGCACAGAACGTGCGGGTGAACACCATCCACCCCGGCGCCATCGACACCCGGATGATCCGCGATCTGGAACGCAAGATGTCGCCCGACGATCTGGACCGCGGGCGGGCCTCGATCACCGCGGGCATTCCGGCCGGCCGCTATGGCCAGCCCGAGGAAGTGGCAGCCCTTGTGATCTTTCTGCTGGGTGACGAGGCCGCGTTCTGCAACGGCGGCACCTATCAGGTCGATGGCGCCTCGCTGGCCGGTCCGCGGGCCCGAAAATTCTAGTGCAAGTGGCGATTTTTAAAGGTAGACCTTTACATATATTGCCAAACCATACGATAGTTCAACCATAACAAGCGCGGCACCGAATCCTGCGTCGCCCCTTTTTCCCGACCATCGGAAGCCTCGTCAAACCACCACCAAGGAGGAGTACCATGCGTAAACAGATCGGTCTGGCCGCTGCACTGGGCCTGGGCGCCATCACCGCGACGGCGGCTTTGGCCGAGGATCGCAAGATCAGCTTCAGTTCCGGCTTTCCCGAATCCGCCGCGCCGCCGATGGCCTACAAGGCCGTCGCGGAATGGCTGGCCGGCAAGGGATTTGCCGCCGAGGTGCATTCGATGTCGCTGCTCAGCTTCACCGAAACGCCGGCGGGCATCCGCGACGGCATCGCCGATGCGGGCTATGTGCTGACACCGTATTTCCCGGCGGAATTTTCCGAAACCAACATGGCGGCCGACATGGCCCTGCTGGTCAGCAGCGGCACCGATGCGCCGGCGCTGGCGATGACCGGGGCGATGGCGGAATATGTGCTGCTGAACTGCCCCGATTGCGTGGCGGAATATGCGGCGCAGAACCAGCTTTACCTGTCGGGCGGGGCCAGCACGGAATATTCGCTGGTCTGCACCAAGCCAATCACCACCGTCGCCGACCTCAAGGGCATCTCGGTGCGCTCGGGCGCGTCGGTCTTTGGCCGCTGGGTGGAACATTTCGGCGGCACCAAGGTGTCGATCCCCGGCAGCGAGATGTACGAGGCGCTCAGCCAGAAGGTCGTGGACTGCACCATGGTCTCGATGCCCGACGTGCGGAACTTTCAGCTGATGGACGTGGCATCGGACATGACGGTGAACGCCCCCGGCGGCGTGTTCGCCGGCACCGCGTCGATGAACATCAACCTCGATCTGTGGCAGGGCCTGTCGGATCAGGAACGCGCCACCATGCTGGAGGCGGCCGCGCTGATGACGGCGAATGTCGCCGTCATCTACCACCGGCAGGGGATCGAGGCGGAAGAGGTGGTCAAGGCCGCCGGCGTCAAGGTGGTGCGCGTCAGCGACGAAATCGCAGCCGCGACCAAGACCTTTGTCGATGCCGATCTGAAGACCATCGAAGACCAGTTCACCAAGCTTTATGGCGTTGAAAATGCGGCCGCCAAGATCGAAACGATCAAGGGTCTGATCGAAAAGTGGAAAGGCCTGGTCGCCCCGATCGACCCCACGAATGTCGAGGCCTACCGCAACCTGCTGACGACCCAGATCTATTCCAAGGTCGATCTGGCCAGCTACGGCCGCTGACACCCAGCCGCGTGGCGCGGCCCCCTGCCCCGCCATGCGCCGAATGCGGAGATCGCGATCTTGCAAAACCTTCTTGGCCGCGCCATCGGCCTGACCACGGCCCTGGGCATTGTCGCCGTGCTGCTGATGATGCTGCACATATCCACCGATGTGATCGCCAAATATCTGCTGGGCATGCCCATGCCCGGCACGATCACCGTGGTGTCGAACTATTACATGGTGCTGGTGGCCTTTCTGCCGCTGGCCTTCACCGAACGGAAGAACGCGCATATCTCGGTCGAGGTCATCACCGAGCATTTCCCGGCCTGGCTGCAAGGCGGGCTGAAGATCGTCTCGTTGCTGTTCTGCCTGGCGATCTTTGGCGCGCTGACCTGGCAATCCTGGATCGAGGCGGGGCGCGCCCGCACCGTCGGCGCCTTCGAGATCGAACAGAACGTCAAGCTGCTGATCTGGCCGGCGCGCTACCTGCTGCCGCTGGGCTGCGGGCTGATGACCGCCACCCTCTTGCTGCGTCTGGTCATCGCGTTGCGGCGCGGCCCGGTACGCAGCCTTGAAGAGCCCCTCTTCTAAGCCGGGGCCCGCCCCCGAGGAGACCGACGCGTGAGCAATATTGAAATCGGATACACCGGCATCGCGGTTCTGCTGGTGCTGATCGGGCTGCGGATCCCGATCGGCCCGGCGCTGATCGGCGTGTCGTTCGGCGGCATCTGGGCCATGGTCGGCAGCAAGGCCGCCTGGGGCGCGCTGGGGATCATCCCGTGGAACTTTACCGCCACCTGGCAGATGAGTTCGGTCCCCATGTTCCTGCTGATGGGGTTCCTGTGCTATCATGCCGGGCTGACCAAGGGGCTGTTCAACGCCGCGCGGCTGTGGCTGGCGCGCCTGCCGGGCGGGATGGCGATTGCGGCGGTGTTCGGCGCATCGGGCTTTGCCGCCGTCACCGGATCGTCGGTCGCCTGCGCCGCCGCCATGGGCCGCATCGCGGTGCCCGAGATGATGCGCCAGCGCTATGACGCCGCCTTTGCCACCGGCACGGTGGCCGCCGCCGGCACCATCGGCGCGCTGATCCCGCCGTCCATCCTGCTGATCCTCTATGGCATCGTCGCGCAGGTGCCGGTCGGCAAGCTGTTCATGGGCGGCGTGGGGGCGGGCCTGCTGACCGCGTTCGGCTATTGCGTGATGATCGTGATCCGCGCGCGGCTGAACCCGGCCCTTGCCCCCCAGGTGACCGAGCGCAGCAGCCTGTCCGAACGCATGGCCGCGCTGGTCGAGGTCTGGCCGGTGCTGCTGCTGATGGCGGGGGTCATGGGGGGCCTGTTCCTGGGCGTCTTCACCCCGACCGAGGCGGGGGCGGCCGGCGCCGCGCTGGCGCTGCTGATCGGCGTGGTCAAGGGCTCGGTCAGCTGGGCGGGCCTGCGCGATTCCGTGGTCGAAACGCTGCAAACCACCGCAGCGCTGTTCATCATCGCCATCGGGGCCAACATGCTGACCCGTTTCATGGCGATCAGCGGCGCGGGCAAGGATCTGGCCGCGATCATCGACGCCATGGGGGCGCATCCCATGCTGTTGCTGCTGGGGATCTCGCTGGTCTATCTGGTGCTGGGGATGTTCCTGGAACCCATCGGGGCCATGCTGCTGACGCTGCCCATCCTGCTGCCGGTGCTGACCACCGCCGGGATAGACCTGCTGTGGTTCGGCATCATCCTGGCCAAGCTGCTGGAGATCGGCATGATCACCCCGCCCGTGGGCCTCAATGTCTTCGTGATCAAAAGCGTGGTGGGCAACCTGGTGTCCACCGGCGGGATCTTCCGGGGGATCCTGTGGTTTCTGGTGGCCGATCTGGTCGTGGTGGTGCTGCTGGTGCTGTTCCCCGGCATCGTGCTGTGGCTGCCCGGCGCGATGAACTAGGAGCGTGTCATGCAGAAACCCTGGATCACGGATGTGCGGCAGGTGTGCGTCGTCTCGCATGATCTGGACGCGACAATCCGCGACTACTGGCAGCGGGCGGGCATCGGCCCCTGGGCCGTCTGGACGCCACGGCTGACCGGCATGCGGGTGCGGGGCCGGGACCAGCCCTATTCCATGAAGCTGGCGCTGGCCTGGACCAATGGCTTCATGTGGGAGGTGGTGCAGCCGCTGGATACCAACAGCATCTACCACGAACATCTGCAACGGCAGGGGCCCGGCCTGCACCATGTGCTGGTCCAGACCTCGGATGCCGATTTCGCCGCCCTGATCGCCGAGGCGCACCGCCGCGGCCTTCCCCCGCTGATGGAGGGCACCTGGGGGTTGACCGAATTTGCCTATCTGGATGCCGAAGGGCCGCTGGGCACCGTGCTGGAGGTGTTTCGCCGGGGCGAAGGGGCCGCACGGCCCCCGCCAGATTACGTCTATCCGCACATGCCCGACACCATGCCGCTGTGACCGGCGGCTGCAAACCAAAAGGGGCTCCCGAAACGGGGGCCCCTTTTCTGTTATGCCCCCCGCTCAGCCCGTTGCCGACAGATCGGCCCGGTCCACCCCGTCCAGCCGGAACCCACGATAGCCTGCCGCTGCAATCGCCGCACAGCGTTTGCGGTAATCGTCGACGCCGATATAGGGCATGAACACGCGCGGCTTGCCGGGAATGTTGGCGCCCATGTACCACGAGGCCGCCGTGGGATAGAGCGTGGTCTTCGCCACCGCGATCACATGCATGGCCCAGTCGTGGTCCGTCTGCGCATCGGTTTCGACACGGGAATTGCCGTTGGCGCGCATATGCTCCAGCAGCCCCGCGATGAACTCGACATGCTGTTCGATGGACACGATCACGTTGCTCAGCACCGAGGGGCTGCCGGGGCCAGTGACCATGAACAGGTTGGGAAAGCCCGCCGTCATCAGGCCCAGATAGGCCTTGGGCCCCTCGGCCCAGGCCTCTGCCAGCCCGCGCCCGTCGGTCCCGGTCAGGTTCAGCCGGATCAGCGATCCGGTGATGGCATCGAACCCGGTCGCATAGACGATCACGTCAAAGGCGCGCTCCTGGTCCGAGGTCTGGACGCCCCGGGCCGTGATGCGGCTGATCGGCGTCTTGCGCAGATCCACCAGTTGCACGTTGGGGCGGTTGTAGGTGGCGAAATAGTCGGTATCGACGCAGATCCGCTTGCAGAAGATCGGGTAGTCCCTGGGGCACAGGGCCTCGGCCGTTGCCGGATCGGCCACTGTCTCGCGGATCTTGTCGCGCACGAAATCGGCCGCCAGCGCATTGGCGCGTTCATCCAGGATCAGGTCGCTGAAGGCATAGGCGAAATTCGCGCCGCCCTTGGCCCAGCGGGCCTCGAATTCGGCGCGCAGATCCTCGGGGCTGACCTCCAGCGCGGCGCGGCTGGGCAGATCGTAGATGGTGCCCGACCGCATCGTCTCGCGCGCCTTGCGCCGCAGGGCGGGATATTGCGATTTCCACCAGTGCACCGTCTCGGGGCCAAGCGGC encodes:
- a CDS encoding SDR family NAD(P)-dependent oxidoreductase is translated as MSGFQDKVVLITGATGGIGAVTARRLAGLGAHLVLVDRDPAPLAALADSLGAATVTASGDIADAATTRDAVDRAMARFGRIDGAFLNAGMEGRVAPVEAQDLADFDRIMQVNVRSVFIGLACVMPVMKAQGAGSVVITSSAAGLRASSGLAPYVASKHALVGLMRAAALEGAAQNVRVNTIHPGAIDTRMIRDLERKMSPDDLDRGRASITAGIPAGRYGQPEEVAALVIFLLGDEAAFCNGGTYQVDGASLAGPRARKF
- the dctP gene encoding TRAP transporter substrate-binding protein DctP, with the translated sequence MRKQIGLAAALGLGAITATAALAEDRKISFSSGFPESAAPPMAYKAVAEWLAGKGFAAEVHSMSLLSFTETPAGIRDGIADAGYVLTPYFPAEFSETNMAADMALLVSSGTDAPALAMTGAMAEYVLLNCPDCVAEYAAQNQLYLSGGASTEYSLVCTKPITTVADLKGISVRSGASVFGRWVEHFGGTKVSIPGSEMYEALSQKVVDCTMVSMPDVRNFQLMDVASDMTVNAPGGVFAGTASMNINLDLWQGLSDQERATMLEAAALMTANVAVIYHRQGIEAEEVVKAAGVKVVRVSDEIAAATKTFVDADLKTIEDQFTKLYGVENAAAKIETIKGLIEKWKGLVAPIDPTNVEAYRNLLTTQIYSKVDLASYGR
- a CDS encoding CoA ester lyase, with translation MTPRSWLFIPADSDKKLGKSDETGADALIFDLEDSVAPDRKGLARDMLRAHLAARPPGARKAAFYVRINPLDDAALADLAAVMPAAPDGIMLPKTLGAGCVARLSLYLDAFEAAHGLPAGQTRIIPVATETPRGALTLAGFADTPLPRLVALTWGAEDLSTALGASTNLGADGGWALVYRMARANVLLAARAAGVAAIDTLYVDFRDDAGLRLSCRAAAAEGFDGRIAIHPAQVAGINDSFAPSEADIAHARRIIAAFDAVPGAGTVGLDGRMIDIPHLKQARAVLARHAAITART
- a CDS encoding NAD(P)/FAD-dependent oxidoreductase; translation: MARDIRQTSQDAPLEVAVIGAGFAGMYMLHKLRGLGFDVQVFEAGAEVGGTWYWNRYPGARCDVESMQYSYSFDDGIQQDWTWSERFATQPEILRYARFVADRLDLRRDICFGVRITSGRFDNQRNLWVLDTSAGRPIHARKVVAAVGCLSSSNMPDIAGTADFAGSTLHTASWPEGGVDLTGKRVAVIGTGSSAIQAIPEIAKQAAQLTVFQRTPNFSVPARNQPLGPETVHWWKSQYPALRRKARETMRSGTIYDLPSRAALEVSPEDLRAEFEARWAKGGANFAYAFSDLILDERANALAADFVRDKIRETVADPATAEALCPRDYPIFCKRICVDTDYFATYNRPNVQLVDLRKTPISRITARGVQTSDQERAFDVIVYATGFDAITGSLIRLNLTGTDGRGLAEAWAEGPKAYLGLMTAGFPNLFMVTGPGSPSVLSNVIVSIEQHVEFIAGLLEHMRANGNSRVETDAQTDHDWAMHVIAVAKTTLYPTAASWYMGANIPGKPRVFMPYIGVDDYRKRCAAIAAAGYRGFRLDGVDRADLSATG
- a CDS encoding NADP-dependent oxidoreductase — encoded protein: MTRDIPAFGLPDRNRQVILHDRPTGIPQAQHFRLATAPVPDPAMGEILVRNIYLSVDPAQRGWAADVANYSPPVPLGEPMRALAVGQVVRSRADGFAEGDFVYGFFGWQDYAAVPPTAVLHRCIEDLPLEAFASLCGINGVTAWLALTGLGRPRAGDTLVVSTAAGSVGSFVGQIGKGLGCRTIGLTGSDAKVAECQARFGYDVALNYHTADLDAALAQAAPGGVNVYYDNTGGPILDTVLRRMAVGGRVVQCGTAAVASWSPPPTGPRNEREILARRLVWSGFVIFDHMDSYAEACAALTDLHAQGRITWTTDMQQGLDQAPGAIAALYDGRNTGKSLIYIG
- a CDS encoding VOC family protein, producing the protein MQKPWITDVRQVCVVSHDLDATIRDYWQRAGIGPWAVWTPRLTGMRVRGRDQPYSMKLALAWTNGFMWEVVQPLDTNSIYHEHLQRQGPGLHHVLVQTSDADFAALIAEAHRRGLPPLMEGTWGLTEFAYLDAEGPLGTVLEVFRRGEGAARPPPDYVYPHMPDTMPL
- a CDS encoding 3-keto-5-aminohexanoate cleavage protein, giving the protein MRKSDKVIISCAITGSIHTPSMSPHLPVTAAGIAQQALDAAAAGAAILHLHAREEGTGKPTQDIAEYAKFLPVIRDGCDAILNITTGAGLGMSMDQRLAAANHFRPEIASMNMGSFNFNISGAAKRGNFAHDWERPYLEMTTDFILSNTFAQIERAVTELSDHGTRFEFECYDVGHLYNLAHFADRGMVKPPFFVQSIFGILGGIGPEPENLMHMKATADRLFGSDYYLSILAAGRHQFPFVTLGAILGGNVRVGLEDNLYLGRGELAPSNAAQVEKIRRILTELSLPIATPDEARQMLGTKGAGNTGI
- a CDS encoding TRAP transporter large permease, with the translated sequence MSNIEIGYTGIAVLLVLIGLRIPIGPALIGVSFGGIWAMVGSKAAWGALGIIPWNFTATWQMSSVPMFLLMGFLCYHAGLTKGLFNAARLWLARLPGGMAIAAVFGASGFAAVTGSSVACAAAMGRIAVPEMMRQRYDAAFATGTVAAAGTIGALIPPSILLILYGIVAQVPVGKLFMGGVGAGLLTAFGYCVMIVIRARLNPALAPQVTERSSLSERMAALVEVWPVLLLMAGVMGGLFLGVFTPTEAGAAGAALALLIGVVKGSVSWAGLRDSVVETLQTTAALFIIAIGANMLTRFMAISGAGKDLAAIIDAMGAHPMLLLLGISLVYLVLGMFLEPIGAMLLTLPILLPVLTTAGIDLLWFGIILAKLLEIGMITPPVGLNVFVIKSVVGNLVSTGGIFRGILWFLVADLVVVVLLVLFPGIVLWLPGAMN
- a CDS encoding TRAP transporter small permease produces the protein MQNLLGRAIGLTTALGIVAVLLMMLHISTDVIAKYLLGMPMPGTITVVSNYYMVLVAFLPLAFTERKNAHISVEVITEHFPAWLQGGLKIVSLLFCLAIFGALTWQSWIEAGRARTVGAFEIEQNVKLLIWPARYLLPLGCGLMTATLLLRLVIALRRGPVRSLEEPLF
- a CDS encoding acyl-CoA dehydrogenase family protein → MEIDLSDDQRAIHDSVSQICAQFGDDYWTACEEDARFPEEFYRLMADQGWLGITMPEDVGGANLGVTEAAIMMHAVATGGGGQSAASALHINLFGPHAIVVHGTAEQKQRFLRPLVEGREKACFGVTEPDAGLDTTSIKTFAKRVDGGYVVNGRKMWTSTGQEADRILLLTRTTAKEDCKRPTDGMTLFYTRLDRSKIEVRRIKKLGRNAVDSNAVFIEDLFIPDEDRIGDEGRGFTYLLDSLNPERILVGIEAVGVGRDALRRAANYARERVVFGRPIGQNQGIQHPLAEAWTQLEAAYWMCMRAAFLYDAGKSCGAEANAAKFLAGRAAFDATTKAVLTHGGMGYAREYQVERLFRESILPRIAPVTEQLILSFIAERVLDLPKSY